The Sporocytophaga myxococcoides genome includes a window with the following:
- a CDS encoding efflux RND transporter periplasmic adaptor subunit has translation MKKRKLKLLPILLLIVILVVFFLIGLLPKLRNKKMLNEEANIKINSTQPVILVKAIRTKDTTSIELPGEVRAYKETQIFARVNGYIKKWYTDIGTSVKNNQLLAEIETPEIDQQLAQTKASLSLAKANYDRVSSVQIPGAVSKQEIDQARTSYEANLAIVRQTEAMLSFKTIRAPFAGIVTARNVDFGSLISPSNTTPMFKVEQIDLLRTYVNVPQVYSANITEGISAEIILEKYPEYIITGKVARTAEALDPSSRTLLTEIHVKNPDLKLRPGMYVQVRFKPARESEVVLIPANTLIVRAEGTEVATLNKDNTIKLKEIKIARDYGKFLSIYSGINGDEWLVTNPTDKLSNGIKVNVVGKQQATFAQDTGKQK, from the coding sequence ATGAAGAAGCGTAAACTAAAATTATTGCCGATACTATTATTGATAGTAATACTTGTAGTATTTTTCCTTATCGGCCTGCTACCAAAGCTCAGAAATAAAAAAATGCTTAATGAAGAAGCAAATATAAAAATCAATTCAACACAACCTGTAATTCTGGTAAAAGCGATAAGAACAAAAGATACTACCTCTATTGAACTTCCGGGAGAAGTAAGAGCCTATAAAGAGACTCAAATTTTTGCCCGAGTGAACGGATATATAAAAAAGTGGTACACTGATATCGGGACCTCAGTAAAAAATAATCAGTTACTTGCCGAAATTGAAACTCCGGAGATAGATCAGCAGCTTGCTCAGACCAAAGCTTCGTTGTCGCTCGCAAAAGCGAACTACGACAGAGTTTCCAGTGTGCAGATTCCGGGAGCAGTTTCCAAGCAAGAGATAGATCAGGCAAGAACAAGCTATGAGGCCAATCTGGCTATTGTAAGACAAACTGAAGCCATGCTTTCCTTTAAAACAATCAGAGCTCCTTTTGCAGGAATTGTCACCGCAAGAAATGTTGACTTCGGAAGTCTTATTAGTCCGTCAAATACTACTCCGATGTTTAAAGTAGAACAAATTGACTTATTAAGAACATATGTAAATGTTCCTCAAGTATACTCTGCCAATATAACAGAAGGTATTTCTGCTGAAATTATTCTTGAGAAATATCCAGAATACATCATTACTGGAAAAGTGGCAAGAACGGCTGAGGCTCTTGATCCTTCCAGCCGAACCTTACTTACAGAAATCCATGTCAAGAATCCAGATCTTAAACTAAGACCAGGTATGTATGTGCAAGTCAGATTTAAGCCTGCAAGAGAAAGTGAGGTAGTCCTGATTCCTGCAAATACCCTTATCGTAAGAGCAGAAGGTACGGAAGTTGCTACCCTGAATAAAGATAATACTATCAAACTTAAAGAGATTAAGATAGCCAGGGATTATGGAAAATTTCTTTCAATATACAGTGGAATCAACGGTGATGAATGGCTAGTTACAAACCCCACAGATAAGCTTTCTAATGGAATTAAAGTAAATGTAGTTGGAAAACAACAAGCAACTTTCGCTCAAGATACAGGTAAGCAAAAGTAA
- a CDS encoding efflux RND transporter permease subunit codes for MWIVRLALDRPYTFVVVSLLILILGLVAISRMAVDIFPNINIPVVSVIWSYNGISPKEMEQRIVTVCERAYTTTVNDIEHIESQSYRGVSVIKIYFQPGAEVEAAVAQLASSSLSLLRILPPGTTAPLILRYNASNVPILQIALSSQTLPEQAINDIATNFIRTGLATVQGAQIPLPYGGKQRNVMVDLDIEALNAKNLSPTDVSNALVSQNLILPAGTVKMGEKEYDVKLNSSTDVIDALNYMPIKEVNGAVIYVKDVAYVHEGYSIQTNIVRFNGKRGSFLTILKAGSASTIDIIDRVKKALPEVLSTVTDELELKLLFDQSLFVRASINNVVKEAVIAACLTGLMILLFLGSWRSTLVVVLSIPLSILTSIIVLYALGQTLNIMTLGGLALAVGILVDDATVEIENTTRNLILEKPLKQGILDSAQEIALPALVSTFAICIVFLPIFFLSGVAQSLFSPLAISVIFAMMASYFLSRTFVPVSIQYLMGKELHLYQPHRYPDTKANSAIWKIHKRFDKWFEKMRERYRRVLDGALSGKAFAIILFICFCIISSALFPFLGKDFFPKVDAGQFRLHIRVPSGTRIEQTEIIFGKVEDIIKEIIPPEELDLMLDNMGLPNSGINLAWGGYSSIGSFEGEIQVSLKNQSVPSEVYMKKIRKTVNERIPGLEISYPPSDIVTQILNFGISAPIDIQVIGRDQQSNYRIALEIADKVSKIPGATDVYIPQVFNIPQVKVNVDRTKAQQIGLTQRDVANSVLISLSSSGQTAPNFWLDPKNGISYFVAVQTPQYKINSIEDLGKTTITSSQLKQPQLLTNLSEFDRSVTAGLVSHYNVQPVIDIFASVQDTDLGSVSDKINEIINEIKSQLPRGTSIEVKGQVQSMNSSFKGLALGLIFAILLVYLLMVINFQSWLDPFIILLGLPGALSGIAWILFCTQTPISVPALMGAIMCMGVATSNSILLVTFANDEMLTGKNAYESALSAGYTRLRPVIMTALAMIIGMLPMSLGLGEGGEQNAPLGRAVIGGLIVATFTTLFIVPIFYSVFKGKKKSIA; via the coding sequence ATGTGGATTGTAAGATTAGCATTAGACAGGCCTTATACTTTTGTAGTAGTTTCACTGCTGATTCTGATACTCGGACTCGTGGCTATCAGCAGAATGGCTGTTGATATATTTCCAAACATAAACATTCCTGTAGTAAGCGTTATTTGGAGTTACAATGGCATTTCACCTAAAGAGATGGAGCAGAGGATTGTAACAGTATGTGAAAGAGCCTATACAACAACTGTAAATGACATTGAACACATAGAATCTCAATCGTATCGGGGAGTTTCAGTCATCAAAATCTATTTCCAGCCTGGAGCAGAAGTGGAAGCAGCAGTTGCTCAGCTTGCGTCAAGTTCATTAAGCTTATTAAGGATTCTTCCTCCTGGAACAACCGCGCCTTTAATATTGAGATACAACGCTTCCAATGTACCTATTTTGCAGATAGCGTTGAGCAGCCAAACTTTACCAGAGCAAGCCATTAATGACATTGCCACAAACTTCATCCGCACCGGATTAGCAACAGTACAAGGAGCACAAATACCGTTGCCCTATGGAGGAAAACAACGAAATGTAATGGTCGATCTTGATATAGAAGCTCTCAATGCCAAAAACCTGTCTCCAACTGATGTCTCGAATGCACTGGTTTCACAAAACCTGATATTGCCTGCCGGAACAGTAAAAATGGGTGAAAAGGAATATGATGTTAAACTTAACTCCAGTACAGACGTTATTGATGCCCTTAATTATATGCCCATAAAGGAGGTCAATGGAGCTGTGATCTATGTAAAAGATGTTGCTTATGTACATGAGGGTTATTCCATTCAGACAAATATTGTTCGTTTTAACGGAAAAAGAGGAAGCTTTCTTACCATATTAAAGGCAGGTTCTGCATCTACAATTGACATTATTGATCGGGTAAAAAAAGCCCTTCCGGAAGTTTTATCAACGGTAACTGATGAGCTTGAACTAAAATTACTTTTTGACCAGTCTCTTTTTGTGAGAGCTTCAATTAACAATGTCGTAAAAGAAGCTGTTATTGCCGCATGTCTAACTGGGTTAATGATTCTTCTGTTCCTTGGAAGCTGGAGAAGTACTCTGGTAGTTGTTCTTTCTATTCCTCTCAGTATTCTGACTTCTATAATAGTGTTATATGCCCTTGGACAAACATTGAACATCATGACTCTTGGTGGCCTTGCACTGGCGGTAGGAATTCTTGTAGACGATGCCACAGTAGAGATAGAAAATACTACAAGAAATCTGATACTTGAAAAGCCTCTGAAACAGGGCATACTTGATAGTGCACAAGAAATAGCTTTACCTGCGTTGGTAAGTACCTTTGCAATTTGCATAGTTTTTCTTCCTATTTTTTTTCTTTCAGGAGTTGCACAGTCTTTGTTTTCTCCTCTTGCGATTTCTGTAATATTTGCAATGATGGCTTCTTATTTCCTCTCAAGGACTTTTGTACCCGTCTCTATTCAATACCTTATGGGAAAAGAGTTACATCTTTATCAACCACATCGATATCCTGATACAAAAGCCAACTCTGCAATATGGAAGATTCATAAGCGGTTTGACAAATGGTTTGAGAAAATGAGAGAACGTTATAGAAGGGTTCTTGACGGAGCGCTTTCTGGTAAAGCTTTTGCGATTATCCTCTTTATATGTTTTTGCATAATCAGCTCTGCATTGTTCCCATTCCTTGGAAAAGATTTTTTTCCCAAAGTTGATGCTGGACAATTCAGGCTGCATATAAGAGTTCCAAGTGGAACAAGGATAGAGCAAACGGAAATAATATTTGGCAAGGTAGAAGACATTATCAAGGAAATTATTCCTCCTGAAGAACTGGATCTGATGCTGGATAATATGGGATTGCCCAATAGTGGAATTAACCTTGCCTGGGGAGGTTATTCATCAATAGGATCATTTGAAGGTGAAATACAGGTGTCACTAAAAAATCAAAGTGTTCCTTCAGAAGTTTACATGAAAAAAATTCGAAAGACTGTTAACGAAAGAATACCTGGACTTGAAATTAGCTACCCTCCTTCTGACATTGTTACTCAGATTCTTAATTTTGGCATCTCTGCACCTATAGATATACAAGTAATAGGAAGAGATCAACAATCCAATTATAGAATAGCTCTCGAAATAGCCGATAAGGTTTCTAAAATTCCAGGAGCCACAGATGTATATATTCCCCAAGTTTTCAATATTCCCCAGGTTAAAGTAAACGTCGACCGTACAAAAGCTCAACAAATAGGTTTAACCCAAAGAGATGTTGCCAATAGTGTATTGATATCCCTCTCCTCCAGCGGACAAACAGCGCCTAACTTCTGGTTAGATCCCAAAAACGGGATTAGTTATTTTGTTGCAGTTCAAACACCTCAATATAAAATAAATTCTATAGAAGATCTGGGGAAAACAACGATAACGTCAAGTCAGTTGAAACAGCCCCAGTTACTAACTAACCTTTCAGAATTTGACAGATCTGTTACTGCAGGACTTGTATCTCATTATAATGTACAGCCTGTTATTGATATATTCGCAAGCGTTCAGGATACAGATCTTGGAAGTGTATCGGACAAGATCAATGAAATCATAAATGAAATAAAATCACAACTGCCCAGAGGCACTTCTATAGAAGTCAAAGGACAAGTCCAAAGTATGAACTCCTCCTTTAAAGGTTTGGCTCTGGGTTTGATCTTTGCCATACTATTGGTATATCTGCTTATGGTCATCAATTTTCAATCATGGCTGGATCCTTTCATCATACTGCTTGGACTTCCAGGAGCATTATCGGGGATAGCCTGGATATTATTCTGCACACAAACACCTATAAGCGTTCCTGCGCTTATGGGTGCGATTATGTGTATGGGAGTAGCTACTTCTAACAGCATTTTGCTTGTTACTTTTGCAAACGATGAAATGCTCACAGGAAAAAATGCATATGAATCCGCTTTATCTGCAGGATATACGAGATTAAGGCCCGTTATTATGACAGCTCTGGCTATGATTATTGGAATGCTACCGATGTCTTTAGGACTTGGAGAAGGTGGTGAACAAAACGCTCCACTTGGAAGAGCAGTAATAGGAGGGCTCATTGTTGCTACTTTTACTACACTTTTTATAGTTCCGATATTCTATAGTGTGTTTAAAGGTAAAAAGAAAAGTATTGCATGA
- a CDS encoding TonB-dependent receptor plug domain-containing protein, whose protein sequence is MSKKRIVGMAIAIASLTSLEPTKVFGQNPTESTEAAQGDLLELSLEELLNMKITSGSFLDLDLKNSALSLTVINQDQIHLSGARHLSELLEIYVPGFQYMYNKWNGVIWGMRGVAADRNTKFIFLVNGHKMNTEARDGANMELDLGMLGDIERVEIIRGPSGLIYGSGAIGGVVNIVTERYKKDEVKASVTQGTWNGENFSRQYELSAASKINEHSNIVITGGYRQSDGIGTERGRLYGRPHWPYPQWMENPPADGVPTSGSAWSTPGNYRFGVDYNYKNFRYYSRYTHQVTNASGYFPVDGWPDFVNSDTLAPDRMIDGQLRNIKGFYGQIEPGNTNRRQYVINNFTNQFSYELPVKDNSVILNAGFDMNTNRIQLEDMKSAVVASANSYSSDRHPWRVETFGERRYNASAMYMLKTVPKLQLAVGYQFRLFDIGKDMAGYNSQDEKRSHPIVSDVIYTNHAVFAEGIYKLSEKLNAQFGLRYDRHTRTAQFGGVVTPKIALVAKANENNIFKVMYQTSANNGNADNYEFNRNTIGDDGQPFAGNDYHYEKPYEKPGPNSTPIPPVTTEILHRLKPERSSSIELTSVHSLLDNRLSVLPSLSYNTVKDLFTWNQQIFRVVNSGSYSFMNAELDIRYNSSNVTLGINHVLSKIANTKVADYYEEYQLNVFNGYDSASVGNGVYKYTPKPVKSNVDPTKDSVTTVRINSIRDQITVDGKNFLNLVSNITKIYLDYKPTSWLTLHTDARLFWGLTGRRDIHTYSTANQNNPILADYGSSYGYNNQYPYLGIHNSLMVKWNLSVNIQANEKLSFSVYAYDILSGARSINSLRWQQSGNSMEHTDLFGVDRTSFAVKLNYKFGL, encoded by the coding sequence ATGAGTAAGAAAAGAATTGTTGGGATGGCTATTGCAATAGCATCTCTGACAAGTTTAGAACCTACAAAGGTTTTCGGTCAAAACCCGACCGAGAGCACAGAAGCAGCTCAGGGAGACCTACTCGAACTCTCATTGGAAGAATTGTTGAATATGAAGATAACTTCCGGATCTTTCCTGGATCTTGATCTTAAAAACTCAGCTCTGAGTTTGACAGTGATTAATCAGGATCAAATCCATCTTTCAGGAGCAAGACATCTTTCCGAATTACTTGAGATTTATGTGCCCGGATTTCAATACATGTACAATAAATGGAATGGTGTTATCTGGGGAATGCGGGGTGTTGCTGCAGACAGAAATACTAAATTCATTTTCCTTGTAAATGGTCATAAGATGAATACTGAGGCAAGAGATGGTGCAAACATGGAGCTTGATCTTGGTATGCTGGGAGATATTGAACGAGTAGAGATTATCCGTGGACCATCTGGTCTTATCTATGGTTCCGGAGCTATTGGAGGTGTAGTGAACATTGTAACAGAGCGTTATAAAAAGGATGAAGTAAAGGCTTCGGTTACTCAGGGAACCTGGAATGGAGAAAACTTTAGCCGTCAATATGAATTGTCTGCTGCCTCTAAAATTAATGAACATTCCAATATAGTTATTACAGGTGGTTACAGACAATCAGATGGTATTGGTACGGAGAGAGGCCGTCTATATGGAAGACCTCACTGGCCTTATCCTCAGTGGATGGAAAATCCTCCTGCCGATGGAGTCCCAACTTCAGGTAGTGCTTGGTCAACTCCTGGTAACTATCGATTCGGCGTTGATTACAATTACAAAAATTTCAGATATTATAGCCGTTACACACATCAGGTAACAAATGCTTCTGGCTATTTCCCTGTTGACGGATGGCCGGATTTTGTAAATTCAGATACCCTTGCCCCGGATCGAATGATAGACGGGCAGCTGCGAAACATAAAAGGATTTTATGGACAAATCGAACCAGGTAACACTAACAGAAGACAATATGTAATAAACAACTTTACTAATCAATTTTCATACGAACTTCCCGTTAAAGACAATAGCGTAATTCTGAATGCTGGCTTCGATATGAATACAAACCGTATTCAGCTCGAAGATATGAAGAGCGCTGTTGTTGCTTCTGCTAACAGTTATTCATCAGACAGACATCCTTGGAGAGTTGAGACTTTTGGTGAACGCAGATATAATGCTTCTGCCATGTATATGCTTAAAACAGTTCCGAAATTGCAACTTGCAGTTGGTTACCAATTTAGATTATTTGACATTGGTAAAGATATGGCAGGTTACAACTCTCAGGATGAAAAAAGAAGTCACCCGATTGTATCGGATGTAATATATACCAACCATGCAGTTTTCGCTGAAGGTATATATAAGTTGTCTGAAAAATTGAATGCTCAGTTTGGTTTAAGATATGACAGACACACACGTACAGCGCAATTCGGAGGCGTAGTAACTCCTAAGATTGCACTTGTAGCAAAAGCGAATGAGAACAATATCTTTAAAGTGATGTACCAGACATCAGCAAATAATGGTAACGCAGACAACTATGAGTTTAATAGGAACACAATTGGAGACGATGGACAGCCATTTGCAGGAAATGACTATCACTATGAAAAACCATACGAGAAACCAGGGCCAAATTCAACTCCGATTCCTCCTGTAACTACCGAAATCCTTCACAGGTTGAAGCCTGAAAGATCCAGTTCAATTGAATTAACTTCGGTGCACTCTTTACTTGATAATCGTCTTAGCGTATTGCCATCACTTTCATACAATACAGTGAAAGACCTGTTTACATGGAACCAGCAAATATTCAGAGTAGTTAACTCAGGATCTTATAGCTTTATGAATGCTGAACTTGATATACGCTACAATTCTTCAAATGTAACTTTGGGAATTAACCATGTTTTATCAAAAATTGCGAATACAAAGGTTGCCGATTACTACGAAGAATATCAGTTGAATGTATTCAATGGTTATGATTCTGCATCTGTAGGAAATGGTGTTTATAAATATACTCCTAAACCAGTGAAGAGCAATGTAGATCCTACAAAAGACTCTGTTACTACGGTTCGTATCAACTCAATCCGTGATCAGATTACCGTGGATGGAAAGAACTTCCTGAACCTTGTTTCAAACATCACAAAGATTTATCTTGATTACAAGCCAACAAGCTGGTTGACACTTCATACAGATGCAAGATTATTCTGGGGATTGACCGGACGTCGTGATATTCATACATATAGCACAGCTAATCAAAACAATCCAATTCTTGCTGATTATGGCTCTTCTTATGGATACAATAATCAATATCCTTATCTTGGAATTCATAACAGCCTAATGGTAAAATGGAACTTGAGTGTGAACATTCAGGCTAATGAAAAATTATCATTCTCGGTTTATGCTTATGACATCCTTTCCGGAGCAAGATCTATCAATTCTCTGAGATGGCAACAGTCTGGTAATTCAATGGAACATACAGACCTTTTTGGTGTAGACAGAACTTCATTTGCAGTAAAACTTAACTACAAATTTGGTCTATAA